Proteins found in one Hyla sarda isolate aHylSar1 chromosome 7, aHylSar1.hap1, whole genome shotgun sequence genomic segment:
- the MRPL16 gene encoding 39S ribosomal protein L16, mitochondrial isoform X2 gives MKERPKLRFMNKVPDVVKVVKVPRSLKDIRGPALHSLEFNEGQYGILALGGGYLHWGHFEMMRLTLNRKFDPRTTFSNWLIEAPHKPITRKGLGQRMGGGKGAVDHYVTAVKADQLIVEVGGRCEFAEVLPVLNQVAKKLPFPAIAVSRETLKELQEELEERKRNNQNPWTFERLVTRNMMGCRKYLSPYDLHFKGRYWGKRCLKDRV, from the exons ATGAAGGAACGACCAAAACTGCGCTTTATGAACAAagttccagatgttgtaaaagtaGTGAAGGTCCCCAGGAGTTTAAAGGACATTCGTGGTCCAGCATTGCACAGTCTAGAGTTCAATGAAGGGCAGTATGGCATTTTG GCTTTGGGAGGTGGATACTTACATTGGGGTCACTTTGAAATGATGCGTCTGACTTTAAATCGAAAATTTGACCCACGCACGACTTTCAGCAACTGGTTGATAGAAGCTCCGCACAAACCCATCACACGGAAAGGACTTGGCCAACGTATGGGTGGTGGGAAAGGTGCTGTGGACCATTATGTCACCGCGGTGAAAGCTGACCAGCTCATTGTGGAAGTGGGGGGACGCTGTGAGTTTGCTGAGGTCTTGCCTGTGCTGAATCAAGTGGCCAAGAAGCTTCCATTCCCAGCAATAGCTGTGAGCCGAGAAACCTTGAAggagctccaggaggagctggagGAAAGGAAGAGAAATAACCAGAATCCATGGACTTTTGAGCGCCTGGTGACCCGTAACATGATGGGCTGTCGGAAGTATCTTAGTCCTTATGATCTGCATTTTAAAGGCAGATACTGGGGCAAGCGCTGCCTGAAGGATCGTGTCTGA